A part of Halobaculum sp. MBLA0143 genomic DNA contains:
- a CDS encoding molybdopterin-dependent oxidoreductase: MTADTDESVDADVTDLWESHGDERLPPGQRQTDRFPVLSKSGTPDQNREDWTFEVWGAVSEPLELDWEAFQDLPAVTQRQDFHCVTGWSKFDCAFTGVPFGEIAERAGVHHDAVHVMFHAADGYTTDLPLAECDREEVLFVYGYDDDSLPRDHGGPLRVVTPHKYAYKGAKWVTGVEFLTEPERGYWEKRGYSDTADPWAEDRYS; the protein is encoded by the coding sequence GTGACAGCAGACACGGACGAGAGCGTCGACGCCGACGTGACCGACCTCTGGGAGTCGCACGGGGACGAACGGCTGCCGCCCGGCCAGCGCCAGACGGACCGGTTCCCGGTGCTCTCGAAGTCCGGTACGCCGGACCAGAACCGCGAGGACTGGACGTTCGAGGTGTGGGGTGCGGTCTCCGAGCCGCTCGAACTCGACTGGGAGGCGTTCCAAGACCTACCGGCCGTCACCCAGCGCCAGGACTTCCACTGTGTGACCGGCTGGTCGAAGTTCGACTGTGCGTTCACGGGCGTGCCGTTCGGGGAGATCGCCGAGCGGGCGGGGGTCCACCACGACGCCGTCCACGTCATGTTCCACGCCGCCGACGGCTACACGACGGATCTCCCGTTGGCGGAGTGTGACCGCGAGGAGGTGTTGTTCGTCTACGGCTACGACGACGACAGCCTCCCGCGGGACCACGGCGGCCCGCTCCGGGTCGTCACGCCCCACAAGTACGCCTACAAGGGCGCGAAGTGGGTGACGGGCGTCGAGTTCCTCACGGAGCCCGAACGGGGGTACTGGGAGAAACGAGGCTACTCCGACACGGCCGACCCCTGGGCGGAGGACCGTTACAGCTGA
- a CDS encoding glucose-6-phosphate isomerase: MEVDIGNALDGALGLTETDLETLDESVATAHERIERGRRDRDHGYAALALPETVDTTAIRETARAARERAVGDGELDAVVTVGIGGSALGAVTLTDALAAGDTAAFALDNVDPAWVDRRLAEVDLSRTVVNVVSRSGTTAETLANFLVVREAMADAGVDWTDHTVVTTGDSGNLAAAAETHDLPRLAVPEGVPGRFSALSAVGLLVPALVGVDVDAVVAGGARAADSLAPSLFDCPAYAYGATAYALAERGAAVNAVLPYAESLERYAEWFAQLWAESLGKDGRGQTPARALGVTDQHSQLQLYRAGPADKLVTLVRVADGPDRPIPATDLDGLSYLADGSLRELLDAELRATEASLAAAGRENVRIQLERADAAAVGELLYASEAACVLFGELADVATFTQPAVEWGKAAARGLLGEPTDESEQVREKRELIVD, from the coding sequence ATGGAAGTCGACATCGGGAACGCTCTCGACGGCGCGCTGGGGCTGACGGAGACCGACCTGGAGACGCTAGACGAGTCGGTGGCGACGGCACACGAACGGATCGAGCGGGGCCGCCGCGACCGAGACCACGGCTACGCCGCGCTCGCGCTGCCGGAGACGGTCGACACGACGGCGATCCGCGAGACGGCGCGGGCCGCCCGCGAGCGTGCAGTGGGCGACGGCGAACTGGACGCCGTCGTGACGGTCGGAATCGGGGGGAGCGCACTCGGCGCGGTGACGCTCACGGACGCGCTCGCGGCGGGGGACACGGCCGCGTTCGCGCTCGACAACGTAGATCCGGCGTGGGTCGACCGTCGGCTGGCCGAGGTCGACCTCTCGCGGACGGTCGTGAACGTCGTCTCCCGCTCGGGCACGACCGCGGAGACGCTGGCGAACTTCCTCGTCGTCCGGGAGGCGATGGCCGACGCCGGCGTCGACTGGACGGACCACACCGTCGTGACGACCGGCGACTCCGGCAACCTCGCCGCGGCGGCCGAGACGCACGACCTCCCGCGGCTGGCCGTCCCGGAGGGTGTCCCCGGGCGCTTCTCGGCGCTGTCGGCGGTCGGGCTGCTCGTCCCGGCGCTCGTCGGCGTGGACGTCGACGCCGTCGTCGCCGGCGGCGCTCGGGCTGCCGACTCGCTCGCGCCGTCGTTGTTCGACTGCCCGGCGTACGCCTACGGGGCGACGGCGTACGCGCTGGCCGAACGCGGCGCGGCGGTGAACGCCGTGCTGCCGTACGCGGAGTCGTTGGAGCGGTACGCGGAGTGGTTCGCACAGCTGTGGGCGGAGTCGCTCGGCAAGGACGGTCGCGGCCAGACCCCAGCCCGAGCGTTGGGTGTCACCGACCAGCACTCACAGCTCCAACTGTACCGCGCCGGCCCGGCCGACAAGCTCGTCACGCTCGTCCGGGTCGCAGACGGCCCGGACCGACCGATTCCGGCGACGGACCTGGACGGGCTGTCGTACCTCGCGGACGGTAGCCTCCGGGAGCTCCTGGACGCCGAACTGCGGGCGACGGAGGCCAGTCTGGCGGCCGCCGGTCGGGAGAACGTCCGGATCCAACTGGAGCGGGCCGACGCCGCGGCCGTCGGCGAACTGCTGTACGCCAGCGAGGCGGCGTGTGTCCTGTTCGGCGAACTCGCGGACGTGGCGACGTTCACGCAGCCGGCCGTCGAGTGGGGGAAAGCCGCCGCTCGCGGACTCCTCGGCGAGCCGACCGACGAGTCCGAGCAGGTGCGGGAGAAGCGCGAACTGATCGTCGACTGA